A region from the Triticum aestivum cultivar Chinese Spring chromosome 3D, IWGSC CS RefSeq v2.1, whole genome shotgun sequence genome encodes:
- the LOC123074904 gene encoding protein LURP-one-related 8, whose amino-acid sequence MARVHPNMVPAPGAVGEAPCAPASSAVEEPTTLTVWRKSLLFDCKGFTVFDAKGNLAYRVDSYASETGDEVVLMDAAGRPAFTVRRKRFSFQGEQWLVFSGEETRRPVYAVRRSGRGKTMAHVTACAGAGPSYEVEGSYARRSCVVYDGERRAVAEIRPKEVVGTDVFRLAVQPGVDVSLAMAVVVALEQMFSRPSLLRSWST is encoded by the coding sequence ATGGCGAGGGTTCACCCCAACATGGTGCCCGCCCCGGGCGCCGTCGGCGAGGCGCCGTGCGCGCCGGCCAGCTCCGCGGTGGAGGAGCCGACGACGCTGACGGTGTGGCGCAAGTCCCTCCTGTTCGACTGCAAGGGGTTCACGGTGTTCGACGCCAAGGGCAACCTGGCCTACCGCGTCGACAGCTACGCCTCGGAGACCGGCGACGAGGTCGTCCTCATGGACGCGGCTGGCCGCCCCGCCTTCACCGTTCGCCGAAAGCGGTTCAGCTTCCAAGGCGAGCAGTGGCTCGTCTTCTCCGGCGAGGAGACGCGGCGGCCCGTGTACGCCGTCAGGCGCAGCGGCCGCGGCAAGACGATGGCGCACGTGACGGCGTGCGCCGGCGCCGGGCCGTCTTACGAGGTGGAGGGGTCGTACGCGCGGCGGAGCTGCGTGGTGTACGACGGCGAGCGGCGCGCGGTGGCGGAGATCAGGCCGAAGGAGGTGGTCGGCACGGACGTGTTCCGGCTGGCGGTGCAGCCTGGAGTCGACGTGTCGCTGGCCATGGCCGTGGTGGTGGCGCTCGAGCAGATGTTCTCCAGACCGTCGCTCCTCAGGAGCTGGTCCACATAG